In Mesotoga sp. Brook.08.105.5.1, the following proteins share a genomic window:
- a CDS encoding ABC transporter permease: MAAYIIRRLLFLPVVAFVVTLVVFAVIWSMGPDVLLRAYMTGNASKSPNAEQRIIEKYGLDKPAVVMYFKWLGNTIKGDMGYSLTASSSVSEAIISRLPASLELLVLALIPIILVGSRLGIRAAMHPDGVSDSVFGFFSIVGWATPDYVMALLILVGSFTIFGWLPIGSLTTGLIKDWNSYTNSLIIDSILNLRFDILLSQIINLVQPVLTLFIVHSAYVFQISRATPLDVKKRDYVRAARSRGVSERTIMLRHVRKNALIPVATVGGELFASFSQDFLC, translated from the coding sequence TTGGCCGCTTACATTATTAGAAGACTTCTGTTCTTGCCAGTTGTTGCCTTCGTTGTTACGCTGGTTGTGTTCGCAGTCATTTGGTCAATGGGGCCGGACGTATTGCTTAGAGCATATATGACGGGAAACGCTTCGAAGTCCCCGAATGCTGAACAGAGGATAATCGAGAAGTACGGGCTCGACAAACCGGCAGTTGTCATGTACTTCAAGTGGCTTGGGAACACTATTAAGGGTGACATGGGATACTCATTGACTGCCAGCTCATCGGTTTCTGAAGCCATTATCTCAAGACTTCCGGCAAGCCTCGAACTGCTCGTGCTTGCACTTATCCCAATAATCTTAGTAGGTTCAAGGCTTGGTATTAGAGCTGCGATGCATCCAGATGGGGTTTCAGATTCTGTCTTTGGATTTTTTTCAATAGTAGGCTGGGCGACTCCAGATTATGTAATGGCTTTGCTAATCCTGGTTGGCAGCTTCACCATATTCGGCTGGCTTCCTATAGGCAGTCTGACTACTGGATTGATTAAAGATTGGAACTCCTACACGAACTCCCTAATAATCGATTCAATACTTAATCTGCGCTTCGATATCCTTTTGTCTCAAATAATCAATCTTGTACAACCTGTACTGACTCTCTTCATTGTGCACTCGGCTTATGTTTTTCAGATAAGCAGGGCAACTCCTCTCGATGTCAAGAAAAGAGATTATGTTAGGGCAGCAAGATCAAGAGGTGTGAGCGAAAGAACGATAATGTTAAGGCATGTTAGAAAGAATGCTCTGATTCCTGTCGCAACTGTTGGAGGCGAGCTCTTTGCATCCTTTTCGCAGGACTTCCTTTGTTGA